The Pseudomonas sp. LFM046 region TGGGCTCGATCAATCCGGTACGCAGAGGTGTCCGTCGCACCTGGAGCCTGGGTCTCCTGGTGGCGCTCCTCCTCACGGCCCCTTTGTTACCAGCAGAGAGCCGGGACGAGCAGTGGATGCTGGCCAATGGTTGCACCAACTGCCACGGTCTCGACGGCATCCGCAGCGAGGGACCGATTCCCTCGCTTGCCGGCCTGCCGGAGGAATACCTGTTTACGATGTTGTCGGCCTATCGCAGCTCCGCATTGCGGGGAACCATCATGAACCGAGCCATGGAGGGCTACGGCGATGCCGACTTGAGGAAACTATCCGCCTATTACGCTGGTCTGCCCGGCGTGCCGGTGCGGAGCGACGCCGCAGCTCCCGAGAGTGAGGGGCAGCGATTGTACGAGAACCGTTGCGCCCGCTGCCACGACGAGCAGCCAGAAGTACCGAACGTGACAGGGCAGAGCGTCGAGTACCTTAGGGCCGTTATGGACGACATGCGCGGCGGCCGTCGGGAGATGTCGAGGGACATGGCGGAAGCCCTTTCAGGGCTGGACGACAGTGAGTTGCAGACGCTTTGGCGTTATCTCGGCGGCTGGTCATTGAGGAGCGAGCGCTGATGGATGAGCAAAGAAGGCGATTGTTAAAGTGGCTGAGCGGCGGAGTCGGCTTGTCCGTAATACCTGCCCTGGCTAGGGCCGGTATAACGGCCGCAGGTGCCGAAAAACGTTCCGTCTTGGTGATCGGCGGCGGTTTTGCCGGAGCGACTTTCGCACGGACGCTTAGGCGGTTGGACCCTGCCATCAGCATTACG contains the following coding sequences:
- a CDS encoding c-type cytochrome; protein product: MMGSINPVRRGVRRTWSLGLLVALLLTAPLLPAESRDEQWMLANGCTNCHGLDGIRSEGPIPSLAGLPEEYLFTMLSAYRSSALRGTIMNRAMEGYGDADLRKLSAYYAGLPGVPVRSDAAAPESEGQRLYENRCARCHDEQPEVPNVTGQSVEYLRAVMDDMRGGRREMSRDMAEALSGLDDSELQTLWRYLGGWSLRSER